In one window of Defluviimonas sp. SAOS-178_SWC DNA:
- a CDS encoding Bug family tripartite tricarboxylate transporter substrate binding protein produces MKKDRRLFLGASLAALTIAAAPAAFAEPGAWSSEPVRIVVTFPPGGTSDLVARLLAQHLDTDFGQKAVVDNRPGAAGTVAADYVAQQPADGTTLILSNNAPFTIAPTRFKSIPYDTLGSFTHVAYIGASSPGLFVQPASGITTLDQYVAAAKEQPFTYGSSGVGSISHILGVAVDQALGVESVHVPYQGSSPAIQDFRAGVLDTFYDMVVQNKEMIEDKEAVAIAIASPERSAEVPDVPTFKEQGYDIVIENWVGLSAPAGMDPAMAATMHDTVLAVFANPEVQDRLRELGITHTAMSTEDYTAFVSRQIEVWAPLIESAGIKE; encoded by the coding sequence ATGAAGAAAGATCGCCGTCTGTTTCTCGGGGCGAGCCTGGCTGCCCTCACCATCGCCGCCGCCCCCGCCGCCTTCGCGGAGCCGGGCGCCTGGAGCAGCGAGCCGGTGCGCATCGTCGTGACCTTCCCGCCGGGCGGAACCAGCGACCTTGTCGCGCGGCTTCTGGCGCAGCATCTCGACACCGATTTCGGCCAGAAGGCGGTCGTCGACAACCGTCCGGGGGCGGCGGGCACGGTGGCCGCCGACTATGTGGCGCAGCAGCCCGCCGACGGCACCACGCTGATCCTGTCGAACAACGCCCCCTTCACCATCGCCCCGACCCGGTTCAAGTCGATCCCCTACGATACGCTCGGCAGCTTCACCCATGTCGCCTATATCGGGGCGTCCTCGCCGGGGCTGTTCGTGCAGCCGGCCTCGGGCATCACCACGCTTGACCAGTATGTCGCGGCGGCGAAGGAACAGCCCTTCACCTACGGCTCCAGCGGCGTCGGCTCCATCTCGCACATCCTCGGCGTCGCCGTCGACCAGGCGCTGGGTGTGGAATCGGTGCACGTGCCCTACCAGGGCAGCTCGCCCGCGATCCAGGATTTCCGCGCCGGCGTGCTCGACACGTTCTACGACATGGTCGTGCAGAACAAGGAGATGATCGAGGACAAGGAAGCGGTCGCCATCGCCATCGCCTCGCCCGAGCGCAGCGCCGAGGTGCCGGACGTCCCGACCTTCAAGGAACAGGGCTACGACATCGTCATCGAGAACTGGGTCGGCCTTTCGGCGCCGGCCGGGATGGATCCGGCGATGGCCGCGACGATGCACGACACGGTTCTGGCGGTATTCGCCAATCCCGAGGTGCAGGACCGCCTGCGGGAGCTTGGCATCACCCATACGGCGATGTCGACCGAGGATTATACCGCCTTCGTGTCGAGGCAGATCGAGGTCTGGGCGCCGCTGATCGAATCGGCCGGCATCAAGGAATAA
- a CDS encoding malate synthase G, translated as MTRDIRYGLRVDSELLHFIEYRALPGTGMDADRFWSGFAALVSDLTPRNRALLDKRAAIQHQIDAWHVARRGQPHDPEAYKAFLTEIGYLLPEGPAFEIGTCDTDPEIASVPGPQLVVPVTNARYALNAANARWGSLYDCLYGTDAMGSLPPAGGYEKGRGARVVARARVFLDEAFPIEGASHADVRRYHVKDGVLLIDDMPLVHPGKFVGYRGNPRAPETVLLRNNGLHVELVFDRAHFIGARDQACLADVRLESAMSAIMDCEDSVACVDAEDKVGAYANWLGLMKGDLEDTFEKGGRRLTRRLNPDRVYTAPDGSEVIVKGRALLWVRNVGHLMTNPAILDAGGAEVFEGLMDAMVTVTIALHDLKKTGGARNSVKGSVYVVKPKMHGPEEVAFAAEIFDRVEAVLGLPANTVKIGIMDEERRTSVNLKECIRAAKDRVAFINTGFLDRTGDEIHTSMEAGPFSRKDFIKRKAWITAYENQNVDIGLECGLSGKAQIGKGMWAMPDMMAAMLEQKIERPKAGANTAWVPSPTAATLHALHYHKIDVFAVQARLRAGGRRAYVDTVLDIPLAAYRKWTPEQIMREVENNAQGILGYVVRWIDQGVGCSKVPDLNDVGLMEDRATCRISAQHIANWLHHGVVGGQEVMAALKKMAEVVDRQNAADPLYRPMAPAFDGIAFATACDLVFKGREQPSGYTEPVLHARRRERKEADTAGA; from the coding sequence ATGACACGCGACATCCGTTACGGCCTGCGGGTCGATTCCGAGCTTCTTCACTTCATCGAGTACCGTGCGCTTCCCGGCACGGGGATGGATGCCGACCGTTTCTGGTCCGGATTCGCGGCGCTGGTGTCGGACCTGACGCCGCGCAACCGGGCGCTTCTGGACAAGCGCGCGGCGATCCAGCACCAGATCGACGCCTGGCACGTCGCGCGGCGCGGCCAGCCGCACGATCCCGAGGCCTACAAGGCCTTCCTGACCGAGATCGGCTATCTTCTGCCCGAAGGCCCGGCCTTCGAGATCGGCACCTGCGACACGGATCCCGAGATCGCCTCGGTTCCGGGGCCGCAGCTGGTCGTGCCGGTGACCAATGCGCGCTATGCGCTGAATGCCGCGAATGCCCGCTGGGGCAGTCTGTACGACTGCCTTTACGGCACCGATGCCATGGGCTCCCTGCCGCCGGCGGGGGGCTACGAAAAGGGCCGCGGCGCGCGGGTGGTGGCGCGGGCGCGGGTGTTCCTCGACGAGGCCTTCCCGATCGAAGGGGCGAGCCATGCCGACGTGCGGCGCTATCACGTCAAGGACGGCGTACTGCTGATCGACGACATGCCGCTGGTGCATCCCGGGAAATTCGTCGGCTATCGCGGCAATCCCAGGGCGCCTGAGACGGTGCTGCTGCGCAACAACGGGCTGCATGTCGAGCTGGTCTTCGACCGGGCGCATTTCATCGGCGCGCGGGATCAGGCCTGCCTCGCCGACGTGCGGCTGGAAAGTGCCATGTCGGCGATCATGGACTGCGAGGATTCGGTCGCCTGCGTCGATGCCGAGGACAAGGTCGGCGCCTATGCCAACTGGCTCGGCCTGATGAAGGGCGACCTGGAGGACACGTTCGAGAAGGGCGGACGCCGGCTGACGCGGCGGCTGAACCCCGACCGGGTCTACACCGCGCCGGACGGCTCGGAGGTCATCGTGAAGGGCCGCGCGCTGCTCTGGGTGCGCAATGTCGGCCACCTGATGACCAATCCGGCTATCCTCGACGCCGGGGGCGCCGAGGTCTTCGAGGGGCTGATGGACGCGATGGTGACGGTGACGATCGCGCTGCACGACCTGAAGAAGACCGGCGGCGCGCGCAACTCGGTCAAGGGATCGGTCTATGTGGTGAAGCCGAAGATGCACGGGCCCGAGGAGGTCGCCTTCGCGGCCGAGATCTTCGACCGGGTCGAGGCGGTGCTGGGCCTGCCCGCGAACACCGTGAAGATCGGCATCATGGACGAGGAACGCCGGACCAGCGTGAACCTCAAGGAATGCATCCGCGCGGCGAAGGACCGGGTGGCCTTCATCAACACCGGCTTTCTCGACCGCACCGGGGACGAGATCCATACCTCGATGGAGGCGGGCCCCTTCAGCCGCAAGGACTTCATCAAGCGCAAGGCCTGGATCACCGCCTACGAGAACCAGAACGTCGATATCGGCCTGGAATGCGGGCTGTCGGGCAAGGCGCAGATCGGCAAGGGCATGTGGGCGATGCCCGACATGATGGCGGCGATGCTGGAACAGAAGATCGAGCGTCCGAAGGCCGGCGCCAACACCGCCTGGGTGCCGTCGCCGACCGCCGCGACGCTGCATGCGCTGCACTATCACAAGATCGACGTCTTCGCGGTGCAGGCGCGGCTGCGGGCGGGCGGGCGGCGGGCCTATGTCGACACCGTGCTCGACATTCCGCTGGCCGCCTACCGCAAGTGGACGCCCGAGCAGATCATGCGCGAGGTGGAGAACAACGCCCAGGGCATCCTCGGCTATGTCGTCCGCTGGATCGACCAGGGCGTGGGTTGTTCCAAGGTGCCCGACCTCAACGATGTCGGCCTGATGGAGGACCGCGCCACCTGCCGGATCAGCGCCCAGCATATCGCCAACTGGCTCCATCACGGCGTCGTCGGCGGCCAGGAGGTGATGGCGGCGCTGAAGAAGATGGCCGAGGTAGTGGACCGCCAGAACGCGGCCGATCCGCTCTACCGCCCGATGGCGCCGGCCTTCGACGGCATCGCCTTCGCCACCGCCTGCGATCTGGTCTTCAAGGGCCGCGAACAGCCCTCCGGCTATACCGAGCCGGTGCTCCATGCCCGAAGGCGCGAGCGCAAGGAAGCGGACACGGCCGGGGCGTGA
- a CDS encoding urate hydroxylase PuuD → MQDIAIMWDWLAFAVRWLHVITAIAWIGSSFYFVALDLGLRKVPHLPVGAHGEEWQVHGGGFYHIQKYLVAPENMPDHLIWFKWESYATWLSGAALLMIVYWVGGELFLLDPAKADLQLWQGILISAGSLTIGWLVYDFLCKSGLGEKPTVLMLLLFVLLVAMGWGYNEIFSGRATMLHLGAFTATIMTANVFFIIMPNQRIVVKDLQEGRTPDPKYGKIAKLRSTHNNYLTLPVVFLMLSNHYPLAFATEYNWIIAALVFLMGVTIRHYFNTRHANAGNPTWTWPVTVILFILVMWLSTAPLRQDTLEESEARPLTATEQVFAAAAGFEDVTGIIPGRCGMCHAREPFYEGIHRAPKNILLETPADIARAARQIYLQAGVTHAMPPANVSFMEDGERAQIVRWYRAAAEGLPLRIAAQ, encoded by the coding sequence ATGCAAGATATTGCCATCATGTGGGATTGGCTCGCATTCGCGGTGCGATGGCTCCACGTCATCACTGCGATCGCGTGGATCGGGTCGTCGTTCTATTTTGTCGCGCTCGACCTCGGCCTGCGCAAGGTGCCGCATCTGCCGGTCGGTGCGCATGGCGAGGAATGGCAGGTGCATGGCGGCGGTTTCTACCATATCCAGAAATATCTGGTGGCGCCGGAAAACATGCCGGACCACCTGATCTGGTTCAAATGGGAAAGCTATGCGACCTGGCTCAGCGGCGCCGCGCTGCTGATGATCGTTTACTGGGTGGGGGGAGAGCTCTTCCTGCTCGACCCGGCCAAGGCCGACCTCCAGCTCTGGCAGGGCATCCTGATCTCGGCCGGATCGCTGACGATCGGCTGGCTGGTCTACGACTTCCTCTGCAAGTCGGGCCTTGGCGAAAAGCCGACCGTGCTGATGCTGCTGCTCTTCGTTCTTCTGGTGGCGATGGGCTGGGGCTACAACGAGATCTTCAGCGGCCGCGCGACGATGCTGCATCTCGGCGCCTTCACCGCGACGATCATGACCGCCAACGTCTTCTTCATCATCATGCCGAACCAGCGCATCGTGGTGAAGGATCTGCAGGAAGGGCGCACGCCGGACCCGAAATACGGCAAGATCGCCAAGCTGCGTTCGACGCACAACAACTACCTGACGCTGCCGGTCGTCTTCCTGATGCTGTCGAACCACTACCCGCTGGCCTTCGCCACGGAGTACAACTGGATCATCGCTGCACTGGTGTTCCTGATGGGCGTCACGATCCGTCACTATTTCAACACAAGGCATGCGAACGCCGGCAATCCGACCTGGACCTGGCCCGTCACCGTCATCCTCTTCATCCTCGTCATGTGGCTGTCGACCGCGCCGCTGCGCCAGGACACGCTCGAGGAATCCGAGGCGCGGCCGCTGACGGCGACCGAGCAGGTCTTCGCCGCCGCCGCCGGGTTCGAGGATGTCACCGGCATCATTCCGGGCCGCTGCGGCATGTGCCACGCGCGCGAGCCGTTCTACGAGGGCATCCACCGCGCGCCGAAGAACATCCTGCTGGAAACGCCCGCCGACATCGCGCGGGCGGCCCGGCAGATCTACCTTCAGGCCGGGGTGACGCACGCCATGCCGCCGGCCAACGTGTCTTTCATGGAAGACGGCGAACGGGCCCAGATCGTGCGCTGGTACCGGGCGGCGGCCGAAGGGCTGCCGCTGCGCATCGCCGCGCAATAA